One part of the Pecten maximus chromosome 9, xPecMax1.1, whole genome shotgun sequence genome encodes these proteins:
- the LOC117334596 gene encoding pyroglutamyl-peptidase 1-like, with translation MPAETSNKTVLVTGFGPFGSHNVNASWVAVQELDKQWNMKGVDLAIQEIPVEYATVFKMVPELWEEVKPCLVIHVGVSGIASKLTLEQQAHNDGYNKKDVKGTCPEKNCCVNGANNCIVSNIDMHKVCDEINDLGIDVKSTVSEDPGRYLCDFSYFLSLNIDKSRSAFIHVPPLDQPYSGKQLAQGLQAAITAMLKQVS, from the exons ATGCCAGCAGAAACATCAAATAAAACTGTGCTGGTAACAG ggtTTGGACCATTTGGTTCCCACAATGTTAATGCGAGCTGGGTGGCAGTACAGGAACTGGACAAACAGTGGAACATGAAAGGGGTAGACTTAGCAATACAGGAGATCCCAGTGGAGTACGCTACTGTATTTAAAATGGTCCCTGAACTCTGGGAGGAAGTCAAACCTTGT CTTGTAATACATGTTGGTGTGTCAGGAATCGCGTCCAAGTTGACGCTGGAACAACAGGCCCACAACGACGGTTACAACAAGAAGGATGTGAAAGGCACGTGTCCAGAGAAGAACTGTTGTGTGAATGGGGCGAATAATTGTATTGTGTCCAACATAGACATGCACAAAGTCTGTGATGAAATCAACGACTTAGGAATTGATGTCAAATCAACTGTGTCTGAGGATCCTGGCAG GTACCTGTGTGACTTTTCCTACTTCTTGTCGTTGAATATCGACAAATCACGTTCCGCCTTCATCCATGTTCCACCGCTGGATCAGCCGTACTCTGGGAAACAACTGGCACAAGGTCTTCAGGCCGCAATCACAGCCATGTTAAAGCAAGTGTCCTGA